The Vicia villosa cultivar HV-30 ecotype Madison, WI unplaced genomic scaffold, Vvil1.0 ctg.000412F_1_1_2_unsc, whole genome shotgun sequence DNA segment TTTGACATGAATAATTTGAAGGCTGTGAGTACTCTATTAATGAATCACTTTAAGATCTCATTAGATCAATGTCCAAAGATAGATGTAGAAACTGAGTAAATGTCAACGGTTCCTTATGCTAGCATTGTTGGTTGTTTAATGTATGATATGATATGCACTAGATCAGATTTGACACAAGTTGTAATTCAAATTGGTAAGTTTATGTCCTAATCAGAAAACTATCATTGGAAAGCAGTCAAATGGATTTTCTGATACTTAAAGGGTACCACGAGTTATATGCTTTCATGTTTAGCAGTGAACATGTAGATCCTTCAGTTGTGGAATATGCTGATTAAGACTATACTGATGATATGGATGATAGAAGGTCTACACTAAGATATGTCTTTACTATAGCAGGATGACCTATTTGTTGGAAATCTCCAATTTAATCCATAGTTGCCATGTTAACAACTGAAACAGAGTACATGACAACGAGCGAAGTTGCCAAAGAAGCCTTATGACTTATATGATTTGTGAGAGAATTGGGTATCGAGAAAGGTGGAGTTTGGTTGCATTGTGATAATCAGAATGCCATTTACTTGACAAACAATCAAGTGTATCATGTCAGGACCAAATATATTGATGTGAGGTTTCATATGACCAGAGAGTTATTTTCATATgtacatatattaaataaaaaatttctacTTCAGAAAATGCAACTGTATATTGAACTTGTCACTCATCAATGACAAGTTCATGCATTACTTAAGCTTGTTACATATATTTCTTAGTGTTAAGCAGCATGAGTAATTCCTCGGTTGCCATGATAAATCGTTATTTAGTAAGTCTTTGATATTCGCTAAAGTGGATATTGTTGATTATAACTCATATTGTGAAGATTATAATAGGTATTGTTGGGTATAATTGATATTGTGGAGATTATTATGGGCAAATATAATTGTTTGTTGTGGGTAACTAGAGATTAAGATTTAAGTAAACCGAACCCTAGTATTATATATGGCTTGTAAAACTATAACCCTAATTCAAGATCAAAATAAAGGGAGATATAGTTACTTTATAATCGCAGAAATAGACACCATTGACCGAATTGTATTAACAAAGATCGATTGCATTCattgtcttttatttttatttatctttaatcTTCTAAACTGGTTATATTAAATGATGTactaacacaatatttttatattactTCACAAGATCAATACTCATGAACCCTTCAGTTCAACTTTTTAAAAGTGTAGATTAAGAAGCTCTTTATTGGGGTTGGTGTAACTCAACTCAACCCAACCTACAAACACCCCcctaaaaataaatcaaacaagtcCTTAAAGAGATGTGTTATTTTGACACAAATTTGACATCAAATTTTAACAATGACTTATATCGTTAAGACAATTCAAATATAAACATGGTATTGAGAGAGTTGTTGGTATACAAGAGTTTCAAATCATAAACTAAGTTTGCTTTGGTTGTCATGAACATGCTTATCCCATTATTATATTACTAATTCATATACACATATCATAATATACTCCAATAGTAAACTCTAGCTGCCCAAGCAATCCTTGTAAACAATTTAGATGCTTCACGCCACTTTATTACTATATACTATCCTAAAACAgtcttcaatttttaaagtctTCTTTTCTTGGTGTCAACAATGTAACCTCAATCATCCTCATGACACATACTCTTAGCCAGTCTGTACATGTAACACACCTTTGTTTTATTCTCATCAATCAATTATTCTCCAATTATGCTCCTTAAAAAGTGCACCCCTTTTCATTTTCTATTAACTACTTAACTTCATGTCAACTATATTATTCTATTCCATAAGCTACCTCAAATTGGTGTCATGTCATGTTAACTAACTATATATAAATAACTAACTAGTCTCATAAATGTTGCAAACAACAATTGTAGTATCAAAACAGTTACTAATAATGGAAGCTCCAAGATTTGTCTTCTtgtctttgcttcttcttctcctcacAGCTTCAATAAGCTCAGCTCAACTCACTCGTGGCTTCTATAACAATGTATGTCCCAATGTTGAACAAGTGGTTCGCGCTGCCGTGACTCAGAAGTTTCAGCAAACTTTTGTGACTGCTCCCGCCACTCTTAGACTCTTCTTCCATGATTGCTTTGTCAGGGTATGTGTGTAATTTATTAGTACtattttactttttagattcattgaataatcagtGTATCTGATTTATTATATAGACCAAATATATTGATTAAGAACCAGAAGAAGTATTTAAGCCTGATAAGTAAGGAAATACTTGTAACTTGTAACAGGGTTGTGATGCTTCGGTTTTGATTCAATCTCCAATTAATAAAGCAGAGAAGGATCATCCTGATGATATCTCACTAGCCGGGGATGGCTTTGACACGGTTATTAAGGCCAAGGCGGCTGTTGACAAGGATCCTAAGTGCCGAAACAAAGTCTCTTGTGCTGATATCCTCGCTCTCGCTACAAGGGATGTGGTCAATTTGGTACATTCattttcttcacttttttttttttgtttaaattccaTTTAACCTCGGGTCCTTCTTCGGGCGAAGAGGATAGAATTTTAGTACTTTCACCCTAATTACCTGCGTATATGCAAATGACTTGATACTAAAGGTATTGTCAATAATGTAGGCAGGGGGTCCATTTTACAATGTCGATTTAGGAAGGCGCGATGGAAGAATATCTACTTTGGCCGGTGTTCAACACAATCTTCCTGGCCCTAATTTCAAATTGGATCAACTCAACACCATGTTTAATCAACACGGTCTCTCTCAAACCGATATGATTGCATTATCAGGTACGAAAAAATTGATGTGTTATATGTTTAGACCATCAGGTCTAACGTGTATGAGTGTTGTATGTAAACTTTGTGATACTGAAGTTCGATTATGTATGTTTAGGTGCGCATACGATTGGATTCTCTCACTGCAACCGCTTCTCAAACCGAATCTACAGATTCAGCCAAACAACGAGAATCGATCCATCATTGAATTTACAATATGCTTTACAGCTTAGGCAAATGTGTCCATTGAATGTTGATCCTAGAATTGCCATTAACATGGATCCTATCTCACCTAGAAAGTTTGACAATCAATACTTCAAGAATCTCCAACAAGGAAAAGGACTATTCACTTCTGATCAAGTGTTGTTCACAGATTCAAGGTCAAAGGCTACAGTTAATCTTTTTGCATCCAATGAAAAAGCTTTTCAAACTGCTTTTATTGATGCTATTACTAAGTTGGGAAAGGTTGGTGTTAAAACTGGTAATCAAGGTGAGATTAGGATTGATTGCTCCAAGGCCAACTAGAAAAACTACTTATATGACATCATTGTCGGATTTCGATTCTCTGCATTAATAAAAGCGCGCAGTTGTTCGGAATAGTCAATCTCAAACATTGGTTTGAGATTGTTCGGTTTATATTACAAgcttattcaatttattttaaatcagaTGGTCGAGATCAGTAACAACGGAGTCAATTTCCATCATTATTAGTTCTTTTGAGGGTTTATGAGTTTTGTATATTTTGTAATTCATTGTTCTATTAATAATTGATGATTGAGTTCTTCAAGTTACAACTTACAATTAGATCATCACATTGAATTAATGCATCTAGTTTAAGTTCAATTAAATAAGCTGAAAAGAACTTATGGACATATTATAAACAGTTTGTATAAGGTTTTTTAAACAATCTCACTACACTAATGTTTATATCCGCAAATAAGTTAATCTAGTAATGTGAATGCACGAACCATCTAAATTCACTGGTTCATGTTTGACCTAACTCAGCTATACAAAACCGACTTATAAGGTGAGGATTACTGCCACATGCAAACACATGTTTAGGCCATATACGTAAGACTCTCGCACTTTCTCACGTCCAAGACTGAACATCTGAAAGGTAGAAATAAATGAAAGGCGACCCTATAGCAAAAGCCTGATAACACCCGATAATAGGTGGCCCAACGGATTTTAAACAtgactctgataccatgttacaACAATTACATAGAAACAAACAAGTTAATAAACTGCTATTTAAGCTGTAAACCTTGAGTAACTGTCACACTGTTGCTTGCTCCTGATAGGGGTTTGTGTGTCACTGCATTCTCCTAATTGAAGTTTCATATTAGTATTCTTAACCTTGCTACCTCCTATGCTTAATGTTAAATCCACTTCCATTTCTTCATTACAATTCTGAAATGCAGCAGTGTAGGAACTAGTCCCTACCTCACTTTTATCAATACCAAATGATGATCCAATCAAAGTGTTTTCCACAGCAGGCTTTTCAAGATCAAAACCTCTTATGTCCTTCATTGGACTCAAAAAATTTTGTTGTCTAATTTTGTTTTTGAGTTCATTCATCAGCATCTTCTGCACATTGTATATTCGGTGTAGTTCTCTTACCTGCATATTCCAAATCTCATGAATGATTGCAATTTAGGACCATTAGTCCAGTTCATGAAGAAAAATCGAATCATGTGCATGTTGAGGATATATACCTggtgtttgaagatatcttcatGCATCTGCATTGTCCTTTTGATGGATTCTATATTGTTTCTGTCAAGCTGCTTCTTATCCATGATGGAACCTTGCAGTTTATTGATTCCAGTCCTGTGATGATGACCACCCTTTCTTCTGATGATAatgctcccacacattcactccACCCAAAGTTAACTTGTTGCTCCCTACCAAGGTTGTAAAAAACTGTCTGTTACCGCGAAAACGGTTGCATACTGTTATTCACTGTTTTTATGATAATGAACAAATTGTGATTAATTCACACCGCGACAACCACGTTTACGCGACCACGGCCGTTTTAAATAACGGAATCAAGATGCTACACCTTAAGACATGCACCATATATGCTAGGAaacttcaaataaacaaaaaagtATGTATTCTGTAGGTTTAATTCATACCTGTAATATGA contains these protein-coding regions:
- the LOC131627896 gene encoding peroxidase 16-like yields the protein MEAPRFVFLSLLLLLLTASISSAQLTRGFYNNVCPNVEQVVRAAVTQKFQQTFVTAPATLRLFFHDCFVRGCDASVLIQSPINKAEKDHPDDISLAGDGFDTVIKAKAAVDKDPKCRNKVSCADILALATRDVVNLAGGPFYNVDLGRRDGRISTLAGVQHNLPGPNFKLDQLNTMFNQHGLSQTDMIALSGAHTIGFSHCNRFSNRIYRFSQTTRIDPSLNLQYALQLRQMCPLNVDPRIAINMDPISPRKFDNQYFKNLQQGKGLFTSDQVLFTDSRSKATVNLFASNEKAFQTAFIDAITKLGKVGVKTGNQGEIRIDCSKAN